Part of the Natronocella acetinitrilica genome is shown below.
CCGCTATTGATGCGCACCTGGAGCTTGCGCACCTGCCAGCGCACGTAGCGGCCCGACAGGCTGTGGATGGTCGCAAGCCCGTCGGCGACCGGCGTGCCGGTCTTCATCATCGAGGAGAGCGAGATCAAAAAGACGGATGACTGCACGGAGCGGTAGATCGACCAGGGCGGCAGGCGGTCGAGCGCCTCGCGCACTGGGCCAGTCAGGTTGCCAAGCGAGTAGCCAATGAGCGCACCGGCACCGAAGAGCCCGGCGAGTGCGAGATACCAGCTCTGCTGGACGAAGAGTGCCAGGCCGTAGAGCGCCTGGGAGGCCGCCGGCCAGTCGCTCACGGGGATCATGTCGACCATCGCCGGAATACCTTCGACGGAAAAGACATAGATCAACACGAAGGCGACCAGCATCAGCACGCAGGGGTAGGCCAGGTTGCGACGAATCGTCCGGCGCATTTCAAGCACGGCCTCGGTGGCAAGCACCGCATTGTCGAGCCCCTCGGCAATCTCGCCGGCCTCCTCGCCGGAGCGGATCATCGAGACCTCACCGGGTGGCGACCAGGACGAGAGCGTCTGCGAGAAGGACCTCCCATCGCGCATCTCCGCCGCCCAGTCGGCCAGGATGACATGGCGAAGATCGCCGTAGCGGCGGAACTCGGAGGCCATCTTCTCGATGACGTCATTGATCGGCAGCCCGCCCTTCAGAAAAGAGGAGAGCGTGCGATAGAGATCAAGACGCACGTCGACGCCGAAGCTCATCTGTCGGGCATACCAGCGCTTGAGTGTCTTCAGGGTCATGGGGCCACCAAATTAATAAATTGTTTTTTAATAGTGTAAACCAGCGAGGCGCGCTTGGGAACGGCTACGCATCACCGCTGCCAAGACTGATTGCCGCTGCCTTCTTTCGGTCGCTGTCGATCGGACCGATCTTCGCTTCCATGTC
Proteins encoded:
- a CDS encoding type II secretion system F family protein; translation: MTLKTLKRWYARQMSFGVDVRLDLYRTLSSFLKGGLPINDVIEKMASEFRRYGDLRHVILADWAAEMRDGRSFSQTLSSWSPPGEVSMIRSGEEAGEIAEGLDNAVLATEAVLEMRRTIRRNLAYPCVLMLVAFVLIYVFSVEGIPAMVDMIPVSDWPAASQALYGLALFVQQSWYLALAGLFGAGALIGYSLGNLTGPVREALDRLPPWSIYRSVQSSVFLISLSSMMKTGTPVADGLATIHSLSGRYVRWQVRKLQVRINSGKSIGAALDTGFFPREVRIAINTYAALADIQQEFERLGRGSIKTSLEIIGAGTKVLNTAVLLGIAGYVGWVYYTFFVLNQEIARMTSAF